The Rhodopseudomonas palustris genome window below encodes:
- a CDS encoding acetyl-CoA carboxylase biotin carboxylase subunit: protein MTIRSLLIANRGEIAVRIIKAAKALGIRTVQVHSAADADMLAVKLADEAIDIGPPAAKKSYLSIPTVINAAKRAGVDAIHPGYGFLSENGDFADAVEAAGMIFIGPKGDAIRLLGDKVAAREVAKKAGVPTVPGSDGRVDGIVAARKVAETTGFPIMIKAAAGGGGRGIRIANNMAELESQFPMASAEALAAFGDGGLYLEKVISRARHVEVQILGDGENVVHCYERECSLQRRRQKVWEEAQAFLLPARVREKLCASAVALAREVKYRGAGTVEYLYDDETQDFYFIEVNTRIQVEHPVTEMITGIDLVQEMIRVAGGARLSVTQNDIVPRGHAIECRINAEDATRDFMPAPGQIGRLSIPEGEGIRFDTMLYAGYSIPPFYDSLLGKLIVWAETRDACLDRLKGALQQLEIGGVPTTVPLHLALAGDDSVRRGAFHTRFLEAWLEAEFSRQLQSKSEVA, encoded by the coding sequence ATGACCATTCGTTCGCTGCTCATCGCCAATCGGGGTGAGATCGCGGTCCGCATCATCAAGGCCGCGAAGGCGCTCGGCATCCGCACCGTCCAGGTGCACAGCGCCGCCGATGCTGACATGCTCGCCGTAAAGCTGGCGGATGAGGCGATCGACATCGGCCCGCCGGCGGCCAAGAAGTCTTATCTCAGCATTCCGACGGTCATCAACGCGGCCAAGCGCGCCGGCGTCGATGCGATTCATCCGGGCTACGGCTTCCTCTCCGAGAACGGCGATTTTGCCGATGCGGTCGAAGCCGCGGGGATGATTTTCATCGGCCCGAAAGGCGACGCGATCCGGCTGCTCGGAGATAAAGTTGCGGCGCGCGAAGTCGCCAAGAAAGCCGGCGTGCCGACGGTGCCGGGCAGTGACGGCCGTGTAGACGGCATTGTAGCTGCGCGGAAGGTCGCCGAGACGACGGGCTTTCCGATCATGATCAAGGCGGCGGCCGGCGGCGGCGGTCGCGGCATCCGCATCGCCAACAATATGGCCGAGTTGGAGAGCCAATTTCCGATGGCGTCGGCCGAGGCGCTTGCCGCGTTCGGTGACGGCGGCTTGTATCTGGAGAAAGTCATTTCCCGCGCCCGCCATGTCGAGGTGCAGATCCTCGGCGATGGCGAGAACGTCGTGCATTGCTACGAGCGCGAATGCTCGCTGCAGCGTCGCCGCCAGAAAGTGTGGGAGGAAGCCCAGGCGTTCCTGCTGCCAGCCCGCGTGCGCGAGAAGCTCTGCGCCAGCGCCGTCGCGCTCGCGCGTGAAGTGAAATATCGCGGCGCCGGCACCGTCGAATATCTCTACGACGACGAGACGCAGGACTTCTACTTCATCGAGGTGAATACCCGTATCCAGGTCGAACACCCGGTCACCGAGATGATCACCGGCATCGATCTCGTGCAGGAAATGATCCGCGTCGCTGGCGGCGCCAGACTGTCGGTCACGCAGAACGATATCGTGCCGCGCGGCCATGCCATCGAGTGCCGCATCAATGCCGAGGACGCGACTCGCGACTTCATGCCCGCGCCGGGCCAGATCGGCCGGCTCAGCATCCCCGAAGGCGAAGGCATCCGTTTCGATACGATGCTGTACGCCGGCTATTCGATCCCGCCGTTCTACGACTCGCTGCTCGGCAAGCTGATCGTCTGGGCCGAAACCCGCGATGCATGTCTCGACCGATTAAAGGGGGCGCTGCAGCAGCTCGAGATCGGCGGCGTGCCGACGACGGTGCCGCTGCATCTGGCGCTCGCCGGCGACGACAGCGTACGCCGCGGCGCGTTTCATACGCGCTTTCTCGAAGCCTGGCTCGAGGCCGAATTCAGCCGACAACTCCAATCCAAGTCCGAGGTGGCGTGA
- a CDS encoding toluene-4-monooxygenase system B family protein, with protein MALFPLVCNFEGDFVLKLLPVDTEQTMAEVGQAAAVNAVGIHVADQPGKTIYARKEGADSPFPLDMKLSDSGLEPMDCVKFYFV; from the coding sequence GTGGCGTTGTTTCCTTTAGTCTGCAATTTCGAGGGTGATTTCGTGCTGAAATTGCTCCCCGTCGACACCGAACAAACCATGGCTGAGGTCGGCCAGGCGGCTGCGGTCAATGCGGTCGGTATTCACGTTGCCGACCAGCCGGGCAAGACGATCTACGCCCGCAAGGAAGGCGCCGACTCGCCGTTCCCGTTGGACATGAAACTGTCCGACAGCGGGCTCGAGCCGATGGACTGCGTGAAGTTCTATTTCGTTTGA
- a CDS encoding toluene monooxygenase, translating into MPEVAQLRPLKTWSHLAAQRRRPSEYEIVSTNLLWHTRDADHPWDVDGFMGDWYTKNLFGSPLKHKDWNAFRDPDETVYRTYNIQQDGQESYVDGLLEQFARDEHDAALPAAWVPVLAKLYTPLRYPLHAIQMNCGYLASISPASTISGAAMFQGGDALRWLSRIAYRTRELANAHPDAGFARDERKNWEIAPEWQGFRELAEKMLATYDWGQNFFVMNTIFKPALEEAALKQLALGARRNQDALLPLLTEAQLRDSARSQRWTSALIEMAMQEPSNSTVLNDWEKQWVPLADKAISTYCDAIPDNPTAKKTALANMRQYWASVGLAA; encoded by the coding sequence ATGCCCGAAGTAGCACAACTGCGCCCGCTCAAGACCTGGAGCCACCTCGCGGCCCAGCGCCGGCGGCCCAGCGAATACGAAATCGTCTCGACCAATCTGCTGTGGCACACCCGTGACGCCGATCATCCATGGGACGTCGACGGCTTCATGGGCGACTGGTACACCAAGAACCTGTTCGGCTCGCCCCTGAAGCACAAGGACTGGAACGCCTTCCGCGATCCGGACGAGACGGTATACCGCACCTACAACATCCAGCAGGACGGGCAGGAGTCTTACGTCGACGGCCTGCTCGAGCAATTCGCCCGCGACGAGCACGACGCTGCATTGCCGGCGGCCTGGGTGCCGGTGCTGGCGAAACTCTACACGCCGCTGCGCTACCCGCTGCACGCCATCCAGATGAACTGCGGCTACCTCGCCAGCATCTCCCCGGCCAGCACGATTTCGGGTGCAGCGATGTTCCAGGGCGGCGATGCGTTGCGCTGGCTGTCGCGCATCGCCTATCGGACGCGCGAACTCGCCAATGCTCATCCGGATGCCGGCTTCGCCCGCGACGAACGCAAGAACTGGGAAATCGCGCCGGAATGGCAGGGCTTCCGCGAACTCGCCGAGAAGATGCTGGCGACCTACGACTGGGGCCAGAACTTCTTCGTGATGAACACGATCTTCAAGCCGGCGCTCGAGGAAGCCGCCCTGAAGCAGCTAGCACTCGGCGCCCGGCGCAATCAGGACGCGCTGCTGCCGCTGCTGACGGAAGCGCAGCTCCGCGACAGCGCGCGCTCGCAGCGTTGGACCTCGGCGCTGATCGAAATGGCGATGCAGGAGCCGTCGAACAGCACCGTGCTGAACGACTGGGAGAAGCAGTGGGTGCCGCTCGCCGACAAGGCGATCAGCACCTATTGCGACGCCATCCCGGACAATCCGACCGCGAAGAAGACCGCGCTGGCCAATATGCGGCAGTATTGGGCAAGCGTCGGGCTGGCCGCCTAG
- a CDS encoding MmoB/DmpM family protein → MATVKSRNLVGPVIQAGEMAEAIVEAAQDDNPGKEVLVSSRASYIRIELEGECILRRETIQSKLGRPFQMNEIELNMPSFAGQVETSDDSIRFYYEHAL, encoded by the coding sequence ATGGCGACTGTGAAATCACGCAATCTGGTCGGTCCGGTCATTCAGGCCGGTGAGATGGCCGAGGCGATCGTCGAGGCCGCGCAGGACGACAATCCGGGCAAGGAAGTCCTGGTGAGTTCGCGTGCGTCCTACATTCGCATCGAACTCGAAGGAGAGTGCATTCTGCGGCGCGAGACGATCCAGTCCAAGCTGGGTCGCCCGTTCCAGATGAACGAGATTGAACTGAACATGCCGTCGTTCGCGGGGCAGGTCGAGACCAGCGACGATTCGATCCGCTTCTACTACGAGCACGCGCTCTAG
- a CDS encoding acetyl-CoA carboxylase has protein sequence MSIKQVRAPMPGTFYRSSGPDQPPFKADGDTVTSADTIGLIEVMKTFHTVAAGVDGKALRFLVDNEDPVMAGQVIAEVDE, from the coding sequence ATGAGCATCAAGCAAGTACGAGCCCCGATGCCTGGAACTTTCTATCGGTCCTCGGGGCCCGATCAGCCCCCGTTCAAGGCGGATGGCGACACGGTGACGAGCGCCGACACGATCGGCCTGATCGAAGTAATGAAGACCTTTCACACGGTCGCAGCCGGCGTCGACGGCAAGGCGCTCCGTTTTCTCGTCGACAACGAAGATCCGGTGATGGCCGGTCAGGTGATCGCCGAGGTGGACGAATGA
- a CDS encoding FAD-binding oxidoreductase, whose amino-acid sequence MFPIEIADGRGRFDVGSDDVLLRAALRAGLGFPYECNAGACGSCKFQLISGDLVVPTDLAPAETERDRARGRYLACRVSARSACTIKIRTDATYVPCHAPRRFEAQLAEKTTLTSDMSEFVLVSETPAAFLAGQYALLSLAADGPKRVYSMANVPNDRGEWRFIVKRVPGGAFSDPLFRLPIGTNIHIDGPYGTAFARPEIDRDVVCIAGGAGFSQMLSVARGLAGSGRMQSRTLRFYYGGRRSIDVPSLQQISDLASQVGDLRQTVVVSDPDDEPRWNGPSGFVHDVLGRDFTDGWADHEYYLSGPPPMVDATLRMLVMEKQIPHERIHFDRFF is encoded by the coding sequence GTGTTTCCGATCGAGATCGCAGACGGCAGGGGCAGGTTCGACGTCGGGTCCGACGACGTACTGCTCCGCGCCGCTCTGCGGGCCGGGCTGGGCTTTCCCTACGAATGCAACGCCGGCGCCTGCGGCAGCTGCAAATTTCAGCTGATCTCGGGCGATCTCGTCGTGCCGACGGATCTCGCGCCGGCCGAAACGGAGCGGGATCGTGCCCGCGGGCGCTATCTCGCCTGCCGCGTCTCGGCGCGTAGCGCCTGCACCATCAAGATCCGCACCGACGCCACCTATGTGCCGTGCCACGCGCCGCGGCGCTTCGAGGCGCAGCTCGCCGAGAAGACCACGCTGACGTCCGACATGAGCGAGTTCGTTCTCGTGTCGGAGACGCCGGCCGCCTTTCTGGCCGGGCAATACGCGCTGCTTTCGCTCGCAGCCGATGGCCCGAAGCGCGTGTACTCGATGGCGAACGTGCCGAACGACCGCGGCGAATGGCGATTCATCGTCAAGCGCGTGCCGGGCGGCGCGTTCTCCGATCCGCTGTTTCGGCTGCCGATCGGAACGAACATCCACATCGACGGACCTTATGGCACCGCCTTCGCACGGCCGGAGATCGACCGCGACGTCGTGTGCATCGCGGGCGGGGCCGGATTTTCGCAGATGCTGTCGGTGGCGCGCGGTCTTGCCGGGTCCGGCCGGATGCAATCGCGAACCCTGCGGTTCTACTACGGCGGTCGCAGATCGATCGATGTGCCGAGCCTGCAGCAGATTTCGGATCTCGCGTCGCAGGTCGGCGACCTTCGCCAGACCGTCGTCGTGTCCGATCCGGACGATGAGCCCCGATGGAATGGCCCGAGCGGCTTCGTCCACGACGTCCTCGGTCGCGACTTCACGGATGGCTGGGCCGACCATGAGTACTATCTGTCCGGCCCGCCGCCGATGGTCGACGCCACGTTGCGCATGCTGGTGATGGAAAAGCAGATTCCGCACGAGCGCATCCACTTCGATCGTTTCTTCTGA
- a CDS encoding Rieske 2Fe-2S domain-containing protein, with translation MAFERVCTLDDLWQGEMANYTVGGTEILLVHTDKGQLVATQAMCPHQEVELVEGELSGCLLTCRAHLWRFNVVEGKGVNPTHPELALYPIKVENDVVYVDVEGVEPKYAHS, from the coding sequence ATGGCATTCGAACGCGTCTGTACCCTCGACGACCTCTGGCAAGGCGAAATGGCGAACTACACGGTGGGTGGGACCGAGATCCTTTTGGTGCACACCGACAAGGGGCAACTGGTCGCGACGCAAGCGATGTGTCCGCATCAGGAGGTGGAGCTGGTTGAAGGTGAGCTGAGCGGATGTCTTCTCACCTGCCGGGCGCATCTGTGGCGGTTCAACGTGGTGGAGGGAAAGGGTGTCAATCCGACTCACCCAGAACTCGCACTCTACCCAATCAAGGTCGAGAACGACGTCGTGTACGTCGATGTCGAAGGAGTCGAACCGAAATACGCACATTCCTGA